The genomic region GATCCCCGATCTGAACAAGCTGCCGAAGATATGGCGGATCTGCTTAGACAGTATGGTCCTGTATCCAGAGACACAGGTCATTACGCTTCCATGGTGGTCATCTGTGAGACGCCAAATGATCTCAAAGATCATACAACGGTAGAGCAATATCAGACCTTATTCTGGCAAATGCTTAATCGGGTAAGTTCACACGATACCGAGCCGTGGCCGGAACATATTTCAACCGATCCTCATGATTCATCGTGGGAGTTTTGCTTTGGCGGAGAGCCTTACTTTTGTTTTTGCGCAACTCCCGCACATGAACTCAGAGCTAGCCGACATTTTCCTTATCTCATGTTTGCTTTTCAACCACGGTGGGTATTCGAATCCATCAATGACAACACCCCTCTTGGCCGCAAAATGAAAACCTTGATCCGCAAGCGTCTCGCTGCCTATGATGCTG from Paenibacillus sp. FSL R5-0341 harbors:
- a CDS encoding YqcI/YcgG family protein gives rise to the protein MAELYSADEINTLFERLPSWQQDAYSQFGKMIADDDNTYPCVPGRMGFLSGHLRFGFTCDPRSEQAAEDMADLLRQYGPVSRDTGHYASMVVICETPNDLKDHTTVEQYQTLFWQMLNRVSSHDTEPWPEHISTDPHDSSWEFCFGGEPYFCFCATPAHELRASRHFPYLMFAFQPRWVFESINDNTPLGRKMKTLIRKRLAAYDAVPAHPSLMWYGQQDNLEWKQYFLPDDEQTPSKCPFMRMKQALGKLTK